In the Natronolimnobius baerhuensis genome, one interval contains:
- the aglG gene encoding glucosyl-dolichyl phosphate glucuronosyltransferase has translation MKVSVVICTYAMERYDVFSECVDSVLEQTYDPLEVVIVVDGNEPVFERVTDEYGDCESVVLHCNDENQGISYSRTRGAEIATGDVVAFIDDDGVAEDDWIAQLARVYDETDAIAVGGHVKPDWVTKKPDFFPAEFYWLVGCDERGFGEHMEELRNTYGSNISYQRDVFLNVGGYDENTGRKGDRHIQAHEAPVCIRIANKYGKGVIYNKQAVVHHKLFDYRGDFRWLVGRSFWQGYSKRIMDLLLPEASSDKNEYLGQLMLEFVPRRLLGLARAPSSAKAKQLVTIFVFTAAVGFGYLYGLIQSDDSLVGAESTLT, from the coding sequence ATGAAGGTCTCCGTCGTCATTTGCACCTACGCGATGGAACGCTACGACGTCTTCTCGGAGTGCGTCGATAGCGTCCTCGAGCAAACCTACGATCCACTCGAGGTCGTCATCGTTGTCGACGGGAACGAGCCGGTCTTCGAACGCGTTACCGACGAGTACGGAGACTGTGAGAGCGTTGTCCTCCACTGCAACGACGAGAATCAGGGGATCTCCTACAGCCGAACGCGTGGGGCAGAGATCGCAACCGGAGATGTTGTGGCATTCATCGACGACGACGGCGTCGCCGAAGACGACTGGATCGCGCAACTGGCTCGCGTGTACGACGAGACCGATGCAATCGCAGTCGGTGGCCACGTCAAACCCGACTGGGTCACCAAGAAGCCGGATTTCTTCCCCGCGGAGTTCTACTGGCTGGTCGGCTGTGACGAACGTGGCTTCGGCGAGCACATGGAGGAGTTGCGAAACACGTACGGCTCGAACATCTCCTACCAGCGAGACGTCTTCCTGAATGTCGGCGGCTACGACGAAAACACCGGCCGCAAAGGCGACCGACACATTCAGGCCCACGAAGCGCCCGTCTGCATCCGGATCGCAAACAAGTACGGCAAGGGTGTTATTTATAATAAGCAGGCCGTTGTCCACCACAAACTGTTCGACTACCGCGGTGACTTCCGCTGGCTCGTCGGCCGCTCGTTCTGGCAAGGCTACTCGAAACGGATCATGGACTTGCTGTTGCCCGAAGCGTCGAGTGATAAGAACGAGTATTTGGGGCAGCTCATGCTCGAGTTTGTTCCAAGACGGTTGTTGGGACTTGCTCGAGCGCCCTCGAGTGCGAAAGCCAAGCAACTGGTGACGATTTTCGTGTTTACGGCGGCGGTTGGATTCGGGTATCTCTACGGATTAATTCAATCAGATGATTCGCTCGTTGGTGCCGAATCGACTTTGACGTAG
- a CDS encoding oligosaccharyl transferase, archaeosortase A system-associated, whose product MSTDTENVEESTETSALEALDEWYHIPVLGAVMLFMVWVRTQAYENVAMVDGNPRLGGVDSWYHWRTVQWTAENYPYTMPYDIWTSFPTGRYVGQFGTLFDQILVTAAMIVGLGDPTTETLYTVSLYMVPVLAALVAIPVFYMGRRLGGTIGGVVSVLILALLPGRFLVQSTIGQLQHHVAEVLFMAIAVLAMMVALRAAEREQPVYELLVDKDWATLRSPTLYSALAGVALTLYIWVWPPAVVLVGILAVFFTVQLCLEYVRGRSPEHTAFVGAVSLGTAALLTALLIEEPGTSVTSFSYIQPLSAALVAGGCVFMAWFARQWNQHGLERRYYPGAIAGLIAATFLVMWLVLPDLFSTLVDNATRRVVPFADAGTDATIQEAQSPPNFATHVFNETGAAFFTMLLGIGLLLARPFFDREYRTEHTLVIVWALFLTSMAATQVRFAYYLVLPVAVINAAFVADVIRFFDFDLESGVNSLREIETYQAIVGLIIVIVLFVPLLTPMGAATAMDRGGVTAPSGDSILWEDSNDWLAENTPEQGDWGGADNSSQFDLYGTYEYPENENYDYPVGSYGIMSWWDYGHLITTQGERAPHSNPFQSGATSSSAFLTAESEERGELVLDSIAAGESPGDESDAELEAMAENATHEEMRYVMIDDSMAGGKFTAIAQWTEPEWQAYFEQQNVLVGENEIASYAGNDRYQDTMVSSLYLEDADGLEHYRLVHETAQFSIVGAGVEIDERSGQVIPQMSTADRLRADWNSWNDVEELAGQVEMANQTNQAIPFDEDGTYYHNAQITSSLKTFERVDGATFTGAVDDDELADENATVTAAVDLETGTDRPFTYTQEVDLADDGTFELTVPYATNEERGVDDGYTNSSVAAADDYEITVSTTDGDETLVYYEGQTDVPESAVLDGEQLEVTLEEVDEPEEAEEPAEDDVDADDADEGDLEDVDDAEIDAETNDDDPEATLGPVGVSS is encoded by the coding sequence ATGAGTACTGATACTGAAAACGTCGAAGAGAGCACGGAGACATCGGCTCTCGAGGCGTTGGATGAGTGGTATCATATCCCTGTTCTCGGGGCTGTGATGCTGTTTATGGTCTGGGTACGCACTCAGGCATACGAGAACGTCGCGATGGTCGACGGCAACCCGCGCTTGGGCGGAGTTGACTCGTGGTACCACTGGCGGACAGTCCAGTGGACGGCGGAGAATTATCCGTACACGATGCCGTATGATATCTGGACAAGTTTCCCAACGGGTCGGTACGTCGGGCAGTTCGGGACCCTGTTCGACCAGATTCTCGTCACCGCAGCGATGATCGTCGGTCTCGGCGATCCGACGACTGAAACGCTGTATACGGTGTCGTTGTACATGGTCCCGGTTCTCGCTGCACTGGTCGCGATTCCGGTCTTCTACATGGGTCGTCGTCTCGGTGGCACAATCGGCGGGGTCGTTTCAGTGTTGATTCTGGCGCTTCTTCCGGGTCGATTCCTCGTACAGTCGACGATTGGCCAGCTTCAGCACCACGTCGCCGAAGTGTTGTTCATGGCAATTGCCGTCCTCGCGATGATGGTTGCACTTCGCGCTGCAGAACGCGAACAGCCGGTGTATGAGTTACTGGTCGACAAAGACTGGGCCACGTTACGGAGCCCGACGCTCTACAGCGCGCTCGCGGGTGTCGCACTGACACTGTACATCTGGGTCTGGCCACCGGCGGTCGTCTTGGTCGGGATCCTCGCAGTCTTCTTTACGGTCCAGCTCTGTCTCGAGTACGTCCGGGGTCGCTCACCGGAACACACCGCATTCGTCGGAGCCGTCAGCCTTGGAACGGCGGCGCTGTTGACGGCGTTGCTGATCGAAGAGCCAGGTACGAGTGTCACCAGTTTCAGCTACATTCAACCACTGAGTGCGGCGCTCGTCGCGGGCGGCTGTGTGTTCATGGCGTGGTTCGCTCGCCAATGGAATCAGCACGGACTCGAGAGACGCTACTACCCGGGTGCGATTGCCGGCCTCATCGCTGCGACGTTCCTGGTGATGTGGCTGGTCCTTCCGGACCTATTCAGTACGCTCGTCGATAACGCGACACGCCGTGTTGTTCCGTTCGCTGATGCGGGAACCGATGCGACGATTCAGGAGGCCCAATCACCACCAAACTTCGCGACTCACGTCTTCAACGAGACAGGTGCAGCGTTCTTTACGATGCTTCTTGGCATCGGATTGCTCCTCGCTCGTCCCTTTTTCGACCGTGAGTATCGCACCGAGCACACGCTGGTCATCGTGTGGGCGCTATTCCTGACGAGTATGGCTGCAACGCAGGTTCGGTTTGCATACTATCTCGTGCTTCCGGTTGCAGTCATCAACGCCGCCTTCGTTGCCGACGTCATCCGCTTCTTCGATTTCGATCTCGAGAGCGGCGTCAACTCACTCAGAGAAATCGAGACCTACCAGGCAATTGTTGGCCTCATCATCGTAATCGTGCTGTTCGTCCCACTGTTGACTCCAATGGGCGCAGCGACTGCGATGGACCGCGGCGGTGTAACGGCGCCATCCGGCGACTCAATACTCTGGGAAGATTCGAACGATTGGCTTGCAGAGAACACACCCGAACAGGGTGACTGGGGTGGTGCAGATAATTCCAGTCAATTCGACCTCTATGGCACCTACGAGTACCCAGAGAACGAAAACTACGACTACCCTGTCGGTTCCTACGGCATCATGTCGTGGTGGGACTACGGCCACCTGATAACGACACAGGGTGAGCGAGCCCCGCACTCGAATCCCTTCCAGTCCGGTGCAACATCGTCCTCGGCGTTCCTGACCGCAGAGTCCGAAGAACGCGGCGAGTTGGTCCTCGATTCAATCGCGGCCGGTGAATCGCCCGGCGACGAGTCCGACGCGGAACTCGAGGCGATGGCCGAGAACGCCACCCACGAGGAGATGCGCTATGTGATGATCGATGACTCGATGGCCGGGGGCAAGTTCACAGCAATCGCACAGTGGACAGAACCTGAGTGGCAGGCGTACTTCGAGCAACAGAACGTGCTTGTCGGTGAGAACGAAATCGCGTCGTACGCAGGCAATGACCGCTATCAGGACACGATGGTCTCGTCGCTGTATCTCGAGGATGCAGACGGTCTCGAGCACTATCGACTCGTCCACGAGACAGCGCAGTTCTCCATCGTCGGTGCGGGTGTGGAGATAGATGAACGGTCGGGACAGGTGATACCACAGATGAGTACGGCGGATCGACTTCGGGCAGATTGGAATAGCTGGAACGATGTCGAGGAGTTAGCTGGCCAAGTCGAGATGGCGAATCAGACCAATCAGGCAATTCCGTTCGATGAGGATGGGACTTATTATCACAACGCCCAGATCACCTCGTCGCTGAAGACCTTCGAGCGCGTCGATGGCGCGACGTTCACCGGCGCTGTCGATGACGATGAACTGGCTGACGAAAACGCGACCGTCACTGCCGCTGTCGACCTCGAGACGGGGACAGATCGCCCGTTCACGTACACGCAGGAAGTCGACCTCGCCGATGACGGCACGTTCGAACTGACGGTGCCGTACGCGACGAACGAAGAGCGCGGCGTCGACGACGGCTACACGAACAGTAGCGTCGCGGCGGCCGACGACTACGAGATTACGGTCAGTACGACCGACGGTGACGAGACGCTGGTCTACTACGAGGGCCAGACCGACGTGCCCGAGTCTGCCGTCCTCGACGGTGAGCAACTCGAGGTCACACTCGAGGAGGTCGACGAACCGGAAGAAGCCGAGGAACCAGCAGAAGATGACGTCGATGCGGATGACGCGGATGAGGGAGACCTCGAGGATGTCGACGACGCAGAGATAGACGCGGAGACGAACGACGACGATCCGGAAGCAACGCTCGGGCCGGTTGGCGTGTCTTCCTAA
- a CDS encoding DUF7503 family protein, which yields MVDSDNMRDYLATHPRMIGVLFTIFVLLSQAGTVAGGSTSQLGP from the coding sequence ATGGTTGACTCAGACAACATGCGCGACTACCTGGCCACGCACCCACGAATGATCGGCGTCCTGTTCACCATATTTGTCCTGCTCAGTCAGGCAGGAACGGTCGCCGGTGGCAGTACCTCACAGCTCGGACCCTGA
- a CDS encoding Cdc6/Cdc18 family protein: protein MNLQDRIARRQSAHQTREIVVDRDQLSPTVHRSEPIGRGPVFEDLLDALEPVFDEQLPDPVAVAGPAGAGTSALVSALFEVMNKRFGEADRAIGTTTRSRSRPITWFVTIDARRVDSPFALYRTLLAAISSESVPTSGIGTDELCTRLGDRLERHDRQAVIALDHHDEPETLSYGRVTTLLEPVSDAVSLVAVGQEPPAEWGGQTVSVPAYRHHELVDVITDRTSTGLAPGALEHELIRTLADRADGNAHDALAALFSAVVLATEDGATRIEQPHLEQAWEAVHEDGVHLDRGLALSETRQQVLSHLISIDAADQPVRELATAIAEQSALTESTVTRLLYELADRGVLERVALPSTGSGRRPSTLEPRIPTIPFRAMSQTKLE, encoded by the coding sequence ATGAATCTGCAGGATCGCATCGCTCGGCGTCAGTCTGCCCATCAGACACGGGAAATCGTTGTCGACCGCGATCAGCTCAGCCCAACCGTCCACCGATCAGAGCCGATTGGGCGCGGGCCGGTCTTCGAAGACCTGCTCGATGCACTCGAGCCAGTCTTCGACGAGCAGTTGCCAGACCCCGTCGCTGTTGCCGGGCCGGCTGGTGCGGGAACGTCAGCACTCGTGAGCGCCCTGTTCGAGGTGATGAACAAGCGCTTTGGCGAGGCGGATCGGGCAATCGGAACGACGACTCGCTCCCGCTCGAGGCCGATTACGTGGTTCGTCACCATCGATGCTCGCCGCGTTGACAGTCCGTTTGCGCTGTACCGAACGCTCCTTGCAGCGATTTCTTCGGAGTCGGTCCCCACGAGCGGCATCGGAACGGACGAACTGTGCACACGACTCGGCGACCGTCTCGAGCGCCATGACCGACAGGCTGTCATCGCACTGGATCACCACGACGAACCCGAAACCCTGTCCTACGGCCGCGTTACGACGCTGCTCGAGCCAGTTTCGGATGCTGTGTCTCTCGTTGCGGTGGGACAGGAACCCCCGGCAGAGTGGGGCGGGCAGACCGTCTCAGTGCCGGCCTACCGCCATCACGAACTCGTCGATGTCATCACAGACCGCACATCGACTGGGCTCGCACCGGGTGCACTCGAGCACGAGTTAATTCGGACGCTGGCGGACCGAGCGGACGGGAACGCACACGACGCGCTTGCAGCGCTGTTCAGTGCGGTCGTCCTCGCGACCGAGGACGGTGCAACTCGAATCGAACAGCCACATCTCGAGCAGGCCTGGGAGGCCGTCCACGAGGATGGCGTCCACCTCGACCGAGGACTTGCGCTCTCTGAAACGCGCCAACAGGTTTTGTCACACCTCATTTCGATTGATGCAGCCGACCAACCGGTTCGCGAACTTGCGACTGCGATTGCCGAGCAGTCCGCACTGACCGAGAGCACAGTGACGCGGCTGCTGTACGAACTTGCCGACCGGGGCGTCCTCGAGCGCGTCGCGTTACCGAGTACTGGAAGCGGCCGTCGACCGAGTACGCTCGAGCCACGGATTCCGACGATTCCGTTTCGGGCGATGAGTCAGACGAAACTCGAGTGA